A genomic stretch from Xenopus laevis strain J_2021 chromosome 6S, Xenopus_laevis_v10.1, whole genome shotgun sequence includes:
- the fam110b.S gene encoding protein FAM110B — protein sequence MPTETLQTGSMGKPVSPAVTFTSAVPLRILNKGPDYFRRQSEPNPKRLSAVERLEADKAKYVKSQEVINAKQEPVKPAVLAKPPICPGAKRALSSPTMKMFNNNTKTESCVQRENLKLEILKNIINSSEGSSTGSVHKQISRNWPPNRSDSADLSRHSFSESLKVYPTQTHGSPQDSNSNISRRFLEKRTDTFLHVSHSSSDIRKVTNVKQIKAIPCSSSAPPLPPKPKLAPLSTLKSPENDNLESGCGVSRRPSLQRSKSDLSDRYFRVDADVERFFNFCGLDPEELENLGMENFARANSDIISLNFRSASMISSDCEQSQDSNSDLRNDDANDRVPYGISAIERNARIIKWLYSIKQARDSQKVSHV from the coding sequence ATGCCCacagaaacactacagacaggtAGCATGGGGAAACCTGTTAGCCCAGCAGTTACTTTCACATCTGCTGTCCCCCTCCGAATCCTCAACAAAGGACCCGACTACTTCCGTAGGCAGTCCGAGCCTAATCCCAAAAGGCTCAGCGCAGTGGAGAGACTAGAAGCTGATAAGGCAAAATATGTCAAGAGCCAAGAGGTTATTAATGCCAAACAAGAACCTGTAAAGCCAGCAGTCCTTGCAAAACCTCCCATTTGCCCCGGAGCCAAAAGAGCTCTCAGTAGCCCAACTATGAAGATGTTCAACAACAATACAAAGACTGAAAGCTGTGTACAAAGAGAAAATTTAAAGCTAGAAATACTTAAAAACATTATTAACAGTTCTGAAGGCTCTAGTACAGGGTCCGTGCATAAACAAATTTCTCGAAATTGGCCTCCAAACAGGTCCGACTCCGCTGACCTCAGTCGGCATTCTTTCTCAGAATCCTTGAAAGTCTACCCTACACAAACACACGGCAGCCCTCAAGACAGCAACTCCAACATCAGCAGGAGGTTTCTGGAAAAGAGAACCGATACTTTTTTACATGTTTCTCACAGTTCCTCAGACATTCGGAAAGTAACCAATGTGAAACAGATCAAAGCAATACCATGCAGCAGCTCGGCCCCGCCGCTGCCTCCTAAACCCAAGCTTGCCCCTCTTTCTACcttaaagtcaccagaaaatgacAATTTGGAGTCTGGATGTGGCGTCAGTCGGAGGCCTTCACTGCAACGGTCCAAATCGGATTTAAGTGACCGATACTTCCGAGTCGACGCAGATGTGGAACGATTCTTTAATTTCTGCGGACTGGATCCTGAAGAGCTTGAAAACCTTGGAATGGAGAATTTTGCAAGGGCTAATTCCGACATCATTTCTTTAAACTTTCGCAGCGCAAGCATGATCAGCTCGGACTGTGAGCAGTCTCAGGACAGCAACAGTGACCTTAGGAATGACGATGCCAATGACCGCGTCCCCTATGGCATCTCTGCAATTGAAAGGAATGCCAGGATCATCAAGTGGTTGTATAGCATTAAGCAAGCCAGAGACTCCCAGAAAGTTTCGCACGTGTAA